A genomic window from Mycetohabitans rhizoxinica HKI 454 includes:
- a CDS encoding isovaleryl-CoA dehydrogenase: MRHIPGLQFPLGEDIEMLRKSVAHFAAKEIAPRAADVDRTDQFPVDLWKKFGDLGVLGMTVSAEYGGVNMGYLAHMVAMEEISRACASIGLSYGAHSNLCVNQIHRNGNEAQKRKYLPKLVSGEHVGALAMSEPNAGSDVVSMRLRADKKRDRYVLNGTKTWITNGPDCDTLVVYGKTDLEAGARGMTAFIVEKGTKGFSVAQKLDKLGMRGSHTGELVFEDVEVPHENVLGQVGGGVKVLMSGLDYERAVLAGGPTGIMRACLDAVVPYIHDRKQFSQSIGEFQLIQGKVADMYTTLQACRAYLYAMGSQLDKLGSEHVRQMRKDCAGVILYTAEKATWMAGEAIQILGGNGYLNAFPVGRLWRDAKLYEIGAGTSEIRRILIGRELFAETM; the protein is encoded by the coding sequence ATGCGTCACATTCCCGGATTGCAATTTCCGCTCGGCGAGGACATCGAGATGCTTCGCAAGAGCGTCGCCCATTTCGCCGCGAAGGAAATCGCGCCGCGCGCGGCCGACGTCGATCGCACCGACCAGTTCCCCGTGGACTTGTGGAAAAAATTCGGCGACCTTGGCGTGCTCGGCATGACGGTGTCCGCCGAATATGGCGGCGTCAACATGGGGTACCTCGCTCATATGGTGGCGATGGAGGAGATTTCGCGCGCGTGCGCCTCGATCGGGCTGTCGTATGGCGCGCACTCGAACTTATGCGTGAATCAAATCCACCGCAATGGTAATGAAGCGCAGAAGCGCAAGTACTTGCCCAAGCTGGTGTCCGGCGAGCACGTGGGCGCGCTGGCGATGAGCGAGCCGAATGCTGGCTCAGACGTGGTCAGCATGCGTCTGCGTGCCGACAAGAAGCGTGACCGATACGTGCTCAACGGTACCAAGACGTGGATTACGAACGGACCGGACTGCGACACGCTGGTGGTGTACGGCAAGACGGACCTGGAGGCCGGCGCACGCGGGATGACGGCGTTCATCGTCGAAAAAGGCACGAAGGGCTTTTCGGTCGCGCAAAAGCTGGACAAGCTCGGCATGCGTGGCTCGCACACCGGGGAACTCGTGTTCGAGGACGTCGAGGTGCCGCACGAGAACGTACTGGGCCAGGTCGGTGGCGGCGTGAAGGTGCTGATGAGCGGGCTCGACTACGAGCGAGCGGTGCTCGCCGGCGGCCCGACCGGCATCATGCGCGCTTGCCTGGACGCGGTCGTGCCGTATATCCACGATCGCAAGCAGTTCAGCCAATCGATCGGCGAGTTTCAACTGATTCAGGGCAAGGTCGCGGACATGTACACGACGTTGCAGGCTTGTCGCGCGTACCTGTACGCGATGGGTAGCCAGTTGGATAAGCTTGGGAGTGAGCACGTGCGCCAGATGCGCAAGGATTGCGCCGGCGTAATTTTGTACACGGCGGAGAAGGCGACATGGATGGCTGGCGAAGCGATCCAGATTCTGGGTGGCAACGGCTACCTCAACGCGTTTCCGGTTGGCCGTCTGTGGCGCGATGCGAAGCTGTATGAGATCGGCGCCGGCACCAGCGAGATCCGCCGGATACTGATCGGTCGGGAGCTATTTGCTGAGACGATGTGA
- a CDS encoding TetR/AcrR family transcriptional regulator gives MNDPITGPPAPTSGRPPLPRDTATRRVPAGAKSQQRVRQILSVGRDVFSERGYEHATTAEIAQRVGIAEATVFSYFSSKRELCARVISDWYDEIIEATERGLPRDGSVRQQFAFIVRTHLRLMLLNGTGLCSLVLSEGRTKHHELSETFMQLQRRYTKPLMDVLAHGQRLGQIRRDVPLRLLRSMIFGPMEHVLWDATLTKRATDIEATAEQLIDMLWSALQPSHTEWAALVQFRDDVEQALERLPAR, from the coding sequence ATGAACGACCCGATCACCGGGCCCCCGGCCCCCACTTCTGGCAGGCCCCCGTTGCCCCGGGACACCGCCACACGCCGGGTGCCGGCAGGCGCCAAATCGCAGCAGCGCGTCAGACAGATCCTGAGCGTAGGCCGCGACGTGTTTTCCGAACGCGGCTACGAGCATGCGACGACCGCCGAGATCGCCCAGCGCGTGGGGATTGCGGAGGCGACAGTGTTCAGCTACTTCTCTAGCAAGCGTGAGTTGTGCGCACGCGTGATCAGCGATTGGTACGACGAGATCATCGAAGCGACCGAGCGCGGCCTGCCGCGCGACGGCTCGGTGCGGCAGCAATTCGCGTTCATCGTGCGCACGCACTTGCGGTTAATGCTGCTCAACGGCACCGGGCTATGTTCGCTGGTGCTGTCCGAGGGCCGCACCAAGCACCACGAATTAAGCGAAACATTCATGCAGTTGCAACGCCGCTATACGAAGCCACTGATGGATGTGCTGGCCCACGGCCAGCGACTGGGGCAAATCCGGCGTGACGTGCCGCTGCGCCTGTTGCGCTCGATGATCTTCGGCCCGATGGAGCACGTGTTGTGGGATGCGACGCTGACCAAGCGGGCTACGGATATCGAGGCGACCGCCGAACAACTGATCGACATGTTGTGGAGCGCGCTGCAGCCGAGCCACACGGAATGGGCTGCATTGGTGCAATTCCGTGACGACGTCGAGCAGGCGCTGGAACGCCTGCCAGCACGCTAA